AAGTAGCGGAAGTAGATCAATTAACCTTGATTCAGAGAAGCCATTAGGTTTTGTCTTGGCGGGTCAATCAAGAGTATAGCGACAAGGTACGTACAAGGGTCTTGTGCGTCACAGTATATCACCGGGAAGATTGCCCGGCAACGGTCAGCGGCCTTCGGCCACCCAGAGCACCAAGATCGATCAAGAATTTTAGGGGTTACAAAAGCCTAAAGTCACGCGGATGTTAGCTAGGCTGTCGGttccccttttcttttatatGACGCTAGGTTAATGTGACCGAAACCAAAAGCGGTTTTTGCGACATCTTGGGCATCCCAGCGGGGCTTAGAATTCGGATCATATTCATCATAGAAATTCAGCATGTATAGCCATAGCTAACCTAGAAGCAGAGAGGGTGCATCGAGCAAGACCGCGCAGACAGCTAAAGCTCGCCTGGTTTCAGAAGCGAAAACAGACAATTTTCAACGATGTAAACAAACACATGCACGTGATATCGATGAGACCAATCAGCATATGTTGATTCCCAGCATCCAAACCCAAGGAGCACACAGAAATTCCAAGAAAAGTGACACCATCTCCAAGGAACAGCTTGTAGTAAatgaactatatatatatggacaCCAAATCAACAGGCCAAGGTAGTTAAGCACCCAATTAGCTAGATCGCTATAGCCACATCTAGCTAGCGAGGTACGTAGCTAGAAGCTTTCAAGAGAGGCAATGGAGGGAGACAAggcgaacggcggcggcggcggcgacgtggTGCTCCTCAACTGCTTCGTTAGCCCGTTCGGCAACCGCGTGAAGATCGCGCTGGCGCGCAAGGGCGTGGCGTATGAGGAGAAGTCCGAGAACCTGGCGGCCAAGAGCCCGCTGCTGCTGTCCTCCAACCCCGTCCACGCCAAGATCCCCGTCCTCCTCGTCGGTGGCAAGGCCGTGAGCGAGTCCCTTGTAATCCTCGAGTTCGTCGAGGAGGTCTTCTCCAGCGCCGGCGAGCCACTACTCCCCGGCGACCCCTACGCACGGGCCCAGGCCCGCTTCTGGGCCTCATACATCGACACCAAGGTCGATCACTACGTAGTGCTCACTTTTCCTTTCATACGTAGCATGCATACGTGATTTCTGACTCGCAACATATATGCAGCTGCCAGAGTGTGCGAAGCGGGTGTGGCAGTCGCCGaagggcgcggcggcggcggaggaggggaaGAGGGACATGGTGGCCGTGCTGAACACCCTGGAGGCGGAGCTGGGCGGGAAGCCCTACTTCGGCGGGGAGGCGTTCGGGTACGTGGACGTGGCCCTGGTGCCGTTCGCGCCGTGGTTCACAACGTACGAGCGGCTCGGCGGGTTCAGCGTCGCCGCGGAGTGCCCCGCGCTCGCGGCGTGGGCGGCGCGTTGCGTCAGGGAGAACGAGTGCGTCGCCGCGTCGCTGCCGGAGGCCGAGAGCGTGTTCCAGTTCGTGTGCGGCATGAGGAAGCACTTCGGCCTCGACTAGGCTGGCACGCCGCAGGAGCTAGCGCGCTCGCGTCGACGCGAGCGGCGCTGGTGGCTAGGCTGCAATAAGGAGTGGATCGGTCGGTGCCTGTCTTGGTTTGCGCATACGAGGACGTACATGCATGATTGTGCACGTTTTCTCGGTTTCCAACAGGCTGGGACGCGTGGTCCATGATTTCGATTGTCAACTTTTTCGTCATTAATTGCTTGGCTATTGTTATGCACGTCGTTTATTTATGCACTTGTATTTGTGGTTTTGACGAACATTTCTTGTGTGTAATATTTCGCTTTTTTCGCGCTCAAAGAAACCAACGATGTAACCACGATGTGTTTATCGAACCGAAACGGTACGTGTGTCTGAGAGATTTTGCTTCTTGTTTTATCAAGTTTCGATGTTGCTATGTGCCCCGGCTGGTGTCGTGAATTGGAGTTGGTAGAAGATGGCGCGACGTTGCCGCGCCTTTTAGCCCCGTCATTGATAAGGGCTAAGTATTAATTGAACCAAGTAGAAAATAGCGCTGACATGTGATCTGGAGACCATTCAATAAATCCAACAGTGGGCGTGGTTTAGATGTGCATCCAAAACATCAATACAGAATACTCCATATGCATGGTGCAGCGGGATATTGGAAGAAACGGTGATTAATTGATTCTGGTTGATCACACATTGAACATTTGTTGATCCCTTGTAAGCCTCTTCTCAGTAGATTATCCCTAGTCAAGATAGAATTCAATATCATGAGCCAAAAAAGGAACTTGGTTTTCATAGGAATCTTATTCTGCCACATTCTGCATACTTTTGGAATTTTCAGTCTGGTGTGTACCTTCTTATACATTGATTTAACAGTATACTTCTTCTTGAAATCCCACTGCCAGAACATCACATCTGGTACAATGTCTTTGAAATGATAGAGGAATTGATCCTTCTATCACCTCTTTGACTGAAACTTCAGTATGTAACACAATGTTGTATAATCCTGGATAAATCAAAGCTCTCAGTGAGTCCTCCCAAAATCTCACACTAGTTCCCTGATCCAACAGCCATCTACATCCTTCATGTAGTAAAGCTCTCAATGATAACAAGTCTGGCCAGCATGCGGAATCAGCACTCTTATGTTTAATCTGAAAACAAGATTTACCTCTCAAGTATTTGGCTTCAATCAGCTGATTCCATAAACCTGTACCATTCACCCCTTTGAATAACCATTTCCCTAGCAGACATAGATTCATTTTTTTCCAAATGTTTGGCTCCAAGACCACCTTGCCTAATTGCCTTTTTGGCATATTGGCATACATACCAGAGTCGTCCTTTGTGACTCTTAAAATTTATACCATTTTCATTATTCAGTCTTATACACCCTTGTCCATTTCTTACTACTTTGTTGATCCCGCCGAGACAAGAGTGTTACAGCACGACAAATCTCACCGCCGTTAACATCTCCATGTACTATTTGATCAAGCAAGGTAACTACGACTTGGCATAGCCATTACATCTAAACTTGTATTTTATAAAGCATTGTACTCTTGCAGGCAGTTGAGCAAAATATAAACCGCTACCATATACACTTGAACACTGTACTCTTTTGTTCTTGAACGGAGCTTGCAGAAAGGTATCGTttctgataatttttttttttgaaaaaacaggAGTTaggaaaataatatttaaactTTAGTAATTATTCTGTAATATTATAGACTTATGTAGTATTATGAGTAATTTTACAGAAACTTACTCATTTTGTTCAATGTCCATTGGACCACCTTCAATTTGTAATTGCGCTGAAGCATGTGGATAATCCTGGATTGTTTATAAATTAATTTACATCTATGCAGTTAGTATAATTATAAGAATATGTTATTGTTCGTTAAAACTAACCTTATTTGGGATTTGAAAGCTATTGGCTCCTTAGGAAGGGAAGAACTTGTGCGTTCAAAGTAGGTGATTGTCACGGTTCAAATTGATAGTGATGAAGTGACCAAACGATGGTGTTGGAAGAATTCGAGTGGAGGGGGGGAGTTCATTGCAGTGGTTGAGGTACTGGAATTTGAGCTAACAGTCGACATGATTTTGTGTGGAAAGGATTGGCTATGGTACCATGTAAAGTAAGAGAGAATCCCACACCCCAACCGTGGTGAGGAGTACTATTTATACATGCATATTGCCCGATGCGCTACAACAGGGGCGGACCCACAGGGTGGTCCTGGTAGGCCCAGGACTACCCTAGTCCAGCCCAATCTTTAGCcctgttcttaaaaaaaatcaaaaaagtcCGAATAACACCGACGGTCCCACGTCAGCGTAAGCCGCAAATCGACGCTTCGGCTGCCTCAACACTTCCTCGCCTCCTCGTAGTCCTCGCCTGGCGAGCGGCGAGCGCGAGGCGCGACTCCGGATGCACGGAACCCATCTGCATCTACCCCATCCGGCGATCCCGATTACTCTGCGCTCTGCAGACGGCCGAAGCGGCGGAGCCGGACGCGGGACGCCTCACTCCTGCCAGTGCCTGCCGCTTAGCCGCCTACGCCAGTCGCCAGACGCCACGCCAGTACCACAAAGGCGCACTGCGCAGCACTCCGCAGTACGCCCAGGACTACTCAGAGTGCAGCTACGCAACAGCGCAGACAGCAGAATTGTCAGAGAGAATTGAGACGCTGAGTGCGTGCCTGCTAAGCTGCTAAGTGCTAACCAGAGGAGGTGAACTAGACCACTGAATAGTGAGTACAGAGTACTGAAGAGGTGACTAGGTGAGCTTTTTTGCCTGTTTCAATTTTTATGTCAATATCAATATGTCATGGTACTGGTCATGGTCCATGATTCTACGTTTAGCATCAAACATCAGTGCATCGCAATATCGATTATCACATGCCTGCCAACGCCCAGCTGAGCTCTTGTCTTGTGTATTGATCAGGTTCAGTTGACATCCTCCAGAGATGAAAAGGCAGGGAGATATTGCCTCGCTTTTTCGAAAACATGAAGCAAAAATAAAGAAGATTGCGACTGAAAAGCATgctcaaactcaagaagaagaaccatcTCGTGTTCCGGTTATGACTGAAGAGCAATCTCAAGAACAACTACATCATGTTCTGATTCCGGTTGTGTCCGAAGAGCgacctcaagaacaagaaccaccaCCAATTTGTGATGTTGATCATCTCGAACATGATCCTGGCTTAAGAGTGCCTATTACAAGCTATAATGTCAATGATCAAAATGCGATTCGGAGAGGATATATTCTAAAAGGTCCATGTCAACCTTATGCCCATGATTACCCAACTAGGAACATATACGGTAAAGATCGTCGCTTTAGTATTATTTGGTTCCATAAATATTCTTGGCTTGAATATAGTATTGAGAAGGATGCAGCATTTTGCATGGTATGTTATTTGTTTAGCAAGGGAAGCAGTAAATTTGTTAAGGGTGGTTGGAGAAATTGGAACATAGGTAATGATGCACTTGAAAAACATGTGGGAGGTATAGATAGTGCTCACAAAGCTGCACAAGAGAGATATGATTTATTTGTGCAAGGTAAACCAAttgatgatgttattttggAGGTGTCACAACATGATCTAAGTCTCTACAAGGTTAGGTTGACCTATTCACTTAGATGTTTGAGGTTTCTTTTATGTCAAGGTTTGCCATGCCGTGGACATGATGAAAGTGAGGAATCTAGCAATAAAGGGAACTTCCTTGAACTTTTGGATTGGCTTGCAGGAAATAATGAAGAGGTTAATAAGGTTgttctgaaaaatgctccaaGAAATTGTATTTTGACTTCCCCTAAGATACAAAAGCAAATTATTAAATATTGTGCCGGGGAAACAACTAGACACATAATTGAAGAACTTGGTGATGATCACTATGCAATTCTAGCTGATGAGTCTAgtgatatatcacataaagaacAACTAGCTCTTTGTTTACGTTATGTTGATAAACTTGGAAGGGTATGTGAGAGGTTTCTTGGAGTAATTCATGTAGCCAATACTAGTTCTTTGTCACTTAAGACAGCAATTCAGTCTTTACTTGTTGGTCATCACTTGACTCTTACTCAAATTCGTGGGCAAGGATATGATGGGGCTAGTAACATGAAAGGAGAGATTAATGGGCTGAAAACATTGATTATGAAAGAGTCTCCTTCTGCTTATTACATCCACTGTTTTGCACATCAACTTCAATTGGTTCTTGTTGCTGTTGCCAAGGGAAATGTTGGTTGTGCTACTTTTTTTGGACAAGTTTCTCGCTTGCTGAATATTATTGGAGTTTCTTGTAAGCGCCATGACATGCTTCGAGATGTTAGAGCTCAAAAACTTAAGACTGCACTTGAGTTGGGTGAAATAGACAGTGGGagtggattaaatcaagagatGGTGATAACTAGGCCTGGTGACACTCGGTGGGGTTCTTATTACAAAACTATTTTGCACATTATTGATATGTATTCTACAATTCGAGAAGTACTTATAACTCTTGGAAAGGATCCCAAACAAAGAGATGATTGGCCGAATATACATGCTATGGTTGATGTTTTggagtcatttgagtttgttttcaATGCACACTTGATGCTTATCATTCTTGGATACACAAATGAGTTGTCTCAATCTTTGCAAAAGAGAGATCAAGATATTGTTAATGCAATGTCACTTGTGACTTTGGCGAAGGGAAGACTGGAACAAATGAGGTCTCATGGGTGGGAAGAATTCTTTGAAGAAAAGGTTAAATTATTCTGCATTAAACATGGCATTGATATTCCTGCATTGGATGGTAGATATGTGCCTCATGCAAGATCCCCACGATTTTATCCAGTTCAAACAATTGATGACCATTATAGAAGAGAAGTGTATATTGGTGTCATTGATCAAATTCGGCAAGAGCTTGACAGTCGGTTTGATGAGGTAAATATGGAGTTGCTTATTTGCATGTCAGCCTTGAATCCcttcaattcttttgattcttatgATGCACATAAAGTCCTTAGACTTGCCAAGTTTTATCCTAAGGACTTTTCAAGTGTGGAATTGATAAGACTTGAACTCCAACTTGataacttcattgatgatatgaGGAAAGATAATAGATTCAAAGGCCTAAATAATCTTGGTGAGCTCTCTATTAGGCTTGTTGAAACGAATAAGCATGTTATTTATAACTTGGTGTATTTGCTTCTGAAATTGGTATTGATCCTACCGGTGGCGACGGCAAgtgttgaaagagtattttcGGCACTGAGTTTAGTGAAAGATAAATTGAGAAATAGAATGGGTGATGAGTTATTGAATGATTGTTTAGTCACATATATCGAGCGAGATATCTTCTCCAAGGTAAGTGAGGATTATATAATCAAGTCTTTCATGACCATGCGAAAGCGCAAAGTGAAGAATCTAGAATAGTATCATAATATGGTGTAATCTTTCATTTATGTAAGACCTTATGTCATGTTGAGACTATTTATATTACGGTTTTATAAATTTGTGATTTATTGTTGAATTTACGATATTATACCGAATTACCGAATTTGTATTGTCTTCTGTCaaattttatactcttttatcaaaTTTATAGTCTTAAAAATTTATATGACTACCCTAAGAAAAAAttctgggtccgccactgcgCTACAATACAGATCATGGAGCTACATTCAAGGAGAAGAAGGGAACATGCAG
The nucleotide sequence above comes from Phragmites australis chromosome 4, lpPhrAust1.1, whole genome shotgun sequence. Encoded proteins:
- the LOC133914233 gene encoding probable glutathione S-transferase parA, whose protein sequence is MEGDKANGGGGGDVVLLNCFVSPFGNRVKIALARKGVAYEEKSENLAAKSPLLLSSNPVHAKIPVLLVGGKAVSESLVILEFVEEVFSSAGEPLLPGDPYARAQARFWASYIDTKLPECAKRVWQSPKGAAAAEEGKRDMVAVLNTLEAELGGKPYFGGEAFGYVDVALVPFAPWFTTYERLGGFSVAAECPALAAWAARCVRENECVAASLPEAESVFQFVCGMRKHFGLD